Proteins encoded in a region of the Diospyros lotus cultivar Yz01 chromosome 9, ASM1463336v1, whole genome shotgun sequence genome:
- the LOC127809682 gene encoding uncharacterized protein LOC127809682 isoform X1 encodes MGESSVPCLMRSFSQPAETYCDDPKEEDPLRALTTSISFGRFMTESLSWEKWSCFSNNRYLEEAEKFSKPGSVAEKKAYFEAHYNRVAARKAAAVLEQQSAASNNFSESSNPHGAPHDSSIVPDSSQSDSNLSISEVQAVGAPNTEQSKVVPSVDPNVWDPSAERNKLGNTEEKNAEPVSELVVAENPIQVDSAVNRENVENHIIATSTQQEITIVNAANQENLALTIKRKQSTRSPKFTNIRASKLWSSVKLIPVQPSKDDCATQIHRRIARDVVEKKRLTPKSHHVSMTSFSHRENLIPVELPNHRENGGKGCPVMPTEHGKMPAMHAVNQGDLASTSTQKESISSSYSFTNMPASKKQSSVKLSPVQTSKDWNGTQAGKKSARDLVEEKRPTQKSLHVPINFSSHSMNPIRVELPNKRENVEVHHKIVPNQEEEMLFTDAANRGNLVATSQKAQSNSSSKSFGEHQASKLQSSVKLSPSQRRERNTASQTSKMTTRDLVEKRKLAPKSLHMSINVSCHAGGPGKTFRNSLSIGNSKTTGIFAKTSNDNSIPIQTQSKASKRGLSVQPSATPQAERRRSKTQDDCSVSGRTTDVKLNYLSADRLKTPGASVRKAQPPTVASSFSFRCEGRVAKRKEFFQKLQEKLNTKQTESKHVRSKPRKKVEDDFKELPLSTSSKAKSSEPASNQMNKIQPRQHLSPKLERKQIRHTDTNGNASAKDNSKPKHVVEKTQITFSSNSPSRKNTNENASPNIELFQV; translated from the exons ATGGGTGAGTCATCAGTACCTTGTCTCATGAGGTCCTTCTCTCAGCCTGCTGAGACTTACTGCGACGACCCCAAAGAG GAAGATCCTCTCCGTGCCCTAACAACATCAATATCTTTTGGGAGATTCATGACGGAATCATTGTCTTGGGAAAAATGGTCGTGCTTCTCTAACAACCGATACTTGGAAGAAGCCGAGAAATTTTCTAAGCCAGGTTCTGTTGCTGAAAAGAAAGCTTATTTTGAGGCCCATTACAACAGAGTTGCTGCCAGGAAAGCTGCGGCAGTGCTTGAGCAGCAAAGTGCAGCAAGTAACAATTTTTCTGAATCAAGTAATCCACACGGGGCTCCGCATGATTCTTCTATTGTCCCAGACTCATCACAATCAGACAGTAATCTGTCTATCAGTGAAGTGCAGGCAGTGGGTGCCCCTAATACTGAGCAGTCTAAGGTGGTTCCCTCTGTTGATCCAAATGTATGGGATCCCAGTgctgaaagaaataaattggGAAACACTGAGGAGAAAAATGCAGAACCAGTAAGTGAGCTTGTTGTTGCTGAAAATCCTATCCAGGTTGATTCAGCTGTCAATCGTGAAAATGTTGAAAACCACATCATTGCTACATCCACTCAACAAGAGATCACCATTGTG AATGCTGCTAATCAAGAGAATTTAGCCTTAACAATCAAGAGGAAACAATCAACTAGGTCCCCTAAATTCACCAACATTCGAGCATCAAAGCTTTGGTCTTCTGTCAAACTAATTCCTGTCCAACCCAGCAAGGATGACTGTGCCACTCAAATCCATAGAAGAATTGCAAGAGACGTGGtagagaaaaagagattaaCACCAAAGTCACATCACGTGTCAATGACTTCTTTTTCTCACAGAGAAAATCTTATTCCAGTTGAGTTGCCTAACCACCGTGAAAATGGTGGAAAAGGCTGCCCAGTTATGCCTACTGAACATGGAAAAATGCCTGCCATG CATGCTGTCAATCAAGGTGACCTAGCTTCAACAAGCACACAGAAAGAATCAATTAGTTCCTCATACTCATTCACCAACATGCCAGCATCAAAAAAACAGTCTTCTGTCAAATTGAGTCCTGTACAAACTAGCAAAGACTGGAATGGTACTCAAGCCGGTAAAAAGAGCGCAAGAGACTTGGTGGAAGAAAAGAGACCAACACAAAAATCACTTCACGTGCCTATCAATTTTTCTTCACATTCCATGAACCCTATTCGGGTTGAATTACCTAACAAGCGTGAAAATGTTGAAGTCCATCACAAGATTGTTCCCAATCAAGAAGAGGAGATGCTCTTCACT GATGCGGCTAATCGAGGTAATTTAGTTGCAACAAGCCAGAAAGCACAATCAAATAGTTCCTCAAAATCATTCGGAGAGCATCAAGCATCAAAGCTCCAGTCTTCTGTCAAACTGAGTCCTTCCCAACGCAGAGAGCGAAATACTGCCAGTCAAACCAGTAAAATGACTACAAGAGACTTGGTGGAGAAAAGGAAATTAGCACCGAAATCACTTCACATGTCAATCAATGTTTCTTGCCATGCTGGTGGACCTGGTAAAACATTTCGAAATAGCCTCAGCATTGGGAATTCAAAAACTACTGGAATCTTTGCAAAGACATCCAACGACAACTCGATTCCCATACAAACTCAAAGTAAG GCATCAAAACGTGGGTTATCTGTGCAACCTTCAGCAACCCCTCAAGCAGAAAGAAGAAG AAGTAAAACGCAGGATGATTGCTCAGTTTCTGGAAGGACAACTGATGTGAAATTGAACTACCTGTCCGCAGA CCGCTTGAAGACTCCAGGTGCATCTGTACGCAAAGCACAGCCCCCCACTGTAGCCTCCTCTTTTAGCTTCAGGTGTGAAGGAAGAGTGGCAAAACGTAAAGAG TTCTTTCAGAAGCTACAAGAGAAGCTAAACACCAAGCAGACAGAAAGTAAGCATGTCCGATCAAAACCCCGG AAGAAAGTAGAGGATGACTTCAAAGAGTTGCCCCTGAGTACCAGTTCCAAGGCCAAGTCTTCAGAACCAGCAAGCAATCAAATGAATAAG atcCAGCCGAGACAGCATTTGTCACCAAAGCTTGAAAGGAAGCAAATCCGCCACACAGATACAAATGGGAATGCTTCAGCCAAGGATAACTCCAAGCCCAAGCATGTTGTTGAAAAGACTCAAATCACTTTTTCTTCCAATTCACCATCGAGgaaaaatacaaatgagaatgcTTCCCCAAATATCGAGCTTTTCCAAGTTTAG
- the LOC127809683 gene encoding two-component response regulator ORR26 isoform X2 produces the protein MESGFSSPRTDAFPAGLRVLVVDDDLAWLRILEKMLKKCSYEVTTCCLAREALDLLRERKDGFDIVISDVNMPDMDGFKLLEHVGLEMDLPVIMMSVDGETSRVMRGVQHGACDYLLKPIRMKELRNIWQHVFRKRIHEVRDIESHESFEELHMMMRHGSDQSDDGHFLIGCEVTSGKKRKDVENKHDNKDFGDPSSVKKARVVWTVDLHQKFVKAVNQIGFDKVGPKKILDLMSVPWLTRENVASHLQKYRLYLSRLQKENELKASLCGIKQTEPSSKDPDGSLGLQNSITMQQNDAASGIYGISGTKTIVQNVDSKILEGDLKGIVSLPMIETKKALHNDIPDPSRASSSRTSFSHSSGSLEPDVKYAKFDSGVPKQYSLNELPEIQFKHKQKAHLELENGFNHLPLPGIQHHMQVDCIQPTSSVSSRPFNTDIAKPACMEIKPFDASCRDQQIRQVTSLRSTIPVQSEGLMTSLHNCEPILGTTLSIKNHALDQIFVNGLESAQRNLISGTSSFPSSDENLITCLLQGDCYTTNVGPLSKESFNQNHPDLFAETPANLYEALRFDHEYPWESVEYPVMDQGLFIV, from the exons ATGGAGAGCGGCTTCTCTTCCCCTAGGACCGACGCCTTCCCGGCCGGTCTCCGTGTTCTCGTCGTCGACGACGATTTGGCCTGGCTCCGAATCCTCGAGAAGATGCTCAAGAAGTGTTCTTACGAAG TGACTACATGTTGTCTGGCAAGAGAGGCCTTGGACTTGCTTCGTGAAAGAAAGGATGGGTTTGACATTGTAATCAGCGATGTTAACATGCCTGACATGGATGGATTTAAGCTTCTTGAGCATGTTGGACTTGAGATGGATCTCCCTGTCATTA TGATGTCTGTTGATGGTGAAACAAGCAGGGTGATGAGAGGAGTTCAGCATGGGGCCTGTGATTATCTTCTTAAGCCCATAAGAATGAAAGAGCTTCGTAATATATGGCAGCATGTCTTTAGGAAAAGGATACATGAAGTGAGAGATATTGAAAGTCATGAAAGTTTTGAAGAATTACATATGATGATGAGACATGGATCAGACCAATCTGATGATGGGCACTTCCTTATTGGATGTGAAGTGACTTCAGGAAAGAAACGAAAAGATGTTGAAAACAAACACGACAACAAAGACTTTGGTGATCCATCTTCGGTGAAGAAAGCTAGAGTAGTTTGGACTGTAGATCTCCATCAGAAATTTGTCAAAGCTGTAAATCAGATTGGATTTGATA AAGTTGGTCCTAAAAAAATTCTGGACTTGATGAGTGTGCCATGGTTGACAAGAGAAAATGTAGCTAGCCACTTGCAG AAGTATCGCCTCTACTTGAGTAGGttacaaaaggaaaatgagCTAAAAGCTTCTTTGTGTGGGATAAAGCAAACAGAGCCATCTTCAAAAGACCCTGATGGAAGTCTTGGCCTTCAGAATTCAATCACTATGCAACAGAATGATGCTGCTTCTGGAATCTATGGAATATCTGGAACTAAGACCATTGTACAAAATGTTGATTCCAAAATCCTTGAAGGTGATCTCAAAGGTATTGTTTCATTACCAATGATAGAAACCAAGAAAGCTCTGCATAATGATATACCTGATCCTTCAAGGGCCAGCAGTTCAAGGACAAGCTTCAGTCATTCTAGTGGATCACTGGAACCAGATGTAAAGTATGCAAAATTTGATTCTGGTGTCCCAAAGCAGTACTCTTTAAATGAACTTCCAGAAATTCAGTTCAAGCACAAACAAAAGGCACACCTTGAGTTAGAGAATGGCTTCAACCATCTTCCACTGCCTGGTATCCAGCATCACATGCAAGTTGATTGCATTCAGCCCACTTCATCTGTGAGTTCCAGACCTTTTAACACTGACATAGCCAAACCAGCATGCATGGAAATCAAGCCTTTCGATGCCAGTTGCAGAGACCAACAAATAAGGCAAGTAACTTCCTTAAGAAGCACTATTCCGGTTCAGTCAGAGGGCCTCATGACAAGTTTACATAATTGTGAGCCGATTCTTGGAACTACATTGAGCATTAAGAATCATGCCTTAGATCAGATTTTCGTAAATGGTCTTGAATCTGCCCAAAGAAACCTAATTTCTGGAACTTCAAGTTTTCCATCTTCAGATGAAAACCTCATCACTTGTTTGCTTCAAGGTGATTGTTACACGACAAATGTGGGACCCCTGAGCAAAGAGTCTTTTAATCAAAACCATCCAGACCTCTTTGCTGAAACTCCAGCAAACCTGTATGAGGCGCTGAGGTTCGACCATGAGTATCCTTGGGAATCAGTAGAATATCCGGTGATGGATCAAGGTCTATTTATTGTCTGA
- the LOC127809682 gene encoding uncharacterized protein LOC127809682 isoform X2 has product MGESSVPCLMRSFSQPAETYCDDPKEEDPLRALTTSISFGRFMTESLSWEKWSCFSNNRYLEEAEKFSKPGSVAEKKAYFEAHYNRVAARKAAAVLEQQSAASNNFSESSNPHGAPHDSSIVPDSSQSDSNLSISEVQAVGAPNTEQSKVVPSVDPNVWDPSAERNKLGNTEEKNAEPVSELVVAENPIQVDSAVNRENVENHIIATSTQQEITIVNAANQENLALTIKRKQSTRSPKFTNIRASKLWSSVKLIPVQPSKDDCATQIHRRIARDVVEKKRLTPKSHHVSMTSFSHRENLIPVELPNHRENGGKGCPVMPTEHGKMPAMHAVNQGDLASTSTQKESISSSYSFTNMPASKKQSSVKLSPVQTSKDWNGTQAGKKSARDLVEEKRPTQKSLHVPINFSSHSMNPIRVELPNKRENVEVHHKIVPNQEEEMLFTDAANRGNLVATSQKAQSNSSSKSFGEHQASKLQSSVKLSPSQRRERNTASQTSKMTTRDLVEKRKLAPKSLHMSINVSCHAGGPGKTFRNSLSIGNSKTTGIFAKTSNDNSIPIQTQSKASKRGLSVQPSATPQAERRSRLKTPGASVRKAQPPTVASSFSFRCEGRVAKRKEFFQKLQEKLNTKQTESKHVRSKPRKKVEDDFKELPLSTSSKAKSSEPASNQMNKIQPRQHLSPKLERKQIRHTDTNGNASAKDNSKPKHVVEKTQITFSSNSPSRKNTNENASPNIELFQV; this is encoded by the exons ATGGGTGAGTCATCAGTACCTTGTCTCATGAGGTCCTTCTCTCAGCCTGCTGAGACTTACTGCGACGACCCCAAAGAG GAAGATCCTCTCCGTGCCCTAACAACATCAATATCTTTTGGGAGATTCATGACGGAATCATTGTCTTGGGAAAAATGGTCGTGCTTCTCTAACAACCGATACTTGGAAGAAGCCGAGAAATTTTCTAAGCCAGGTTCTGTTGCTGAAAAGAAAGCTTATTTTGAGGCCCATTACAACAGAGTTGCTGCCAGGAAAGCTGCGGCAGTGCTTGAGCAGCAAAGTGCAGCAAGTAACAATTTTTCTGAATCAAGTAATCCACACGGGGCTCCGCATGATTCTTCTATTGTCCCAGACTCATCACAATCAGACAGTAATCTGTCTATCAGTGAAGTGCAGGCAGTGGGTGCCCCTAATACTGAGCAGTCTAAGGTGGTTCCCTCTGTTGATCCAAATGTATGGGATCCCAGTgctgaaagaaataaattggGAAACACTGAGGAGAAAAATGCAGAACCAGTAAGTGAGCTTGTTGTTGCTGAAAATCCTATCCAGGTTGATTCAGCTGTCAATCGTGAAAATGTTGAAAACCACATCATTGCTACATCCACTCAACAAGAGATCACCATTGTG AATGCTGCTAATCAAGAGAATTTAGCCTTAACAATCAAGAGGAAACAATCAACTAGGTCCCCTAAATTCACCAACATTCGAGCATCAAAGCTTTGGTCTTCTGTCAAACTAATTCCTGTCCAACCCAGCAAGGATGACTGTGCCACTCAAATCCATAGAAGAATTGCAAGAGACGTGGtagagaaaaagagattaaCACCAAAGTCACATCACGTGTCAATGACTTCTTTTTCTCACAGAGAAAATCTTATTCCAGTTGAGTTGCCTAACCACCGTGAAAATGGTGGAAAAGGCTGCCCAGTTATGCCTACTGAACATGGAAAAATGCCTGCCATG CATGCTGTCAATCAAGGTGACCTAGCTTCAACAAGCACACAGAAAGAATCAATTAGTTCCTCATACTCATTCACCAACATGCCAGCATCAAAAAAACAGTCTTCTGTCAAATTGAGTCCTGTACAAACTAGCAAAGACTGGAATGGTACTCAAGCCGGTAAAAAGAGCGCAAGAGACTTGGTGGAAGAAAAGAGACCAACACAAAAATCACTTCACGTGCCTATCAATTTTTCTTCACATTCCATGAACCCTATTCGGGTTGAATTACCTAACAAGCGTGAAAATGTTGAAGTCCATCACAAGATTGTTCCCAATCAAGAAGAGGAGATGCTCTTCACT GATGCGGCTAATCGAGGTAATTTAGTTGCAACAAGCCAGAAAGCACAATCAAATAGTTCCTCAAAATCATTCGGAGAGCATCAAGCATCAAAGCTCCAGTCTTCTGTCAAACTGAGTCCTTCCCAACGCAGAGAGCGAAATACTGCCAGTCAAACCAGTAAAATGACTACAAGAGACTTGGTGGAGAAAAGGAAATTAGCACCGAAATCACTTCACATGTCAATCAATGTTTCTTGCCATGCTGGTGGACCTGGTAAAACATTTCGAAATAGCCTCAGCATTGGGAATTCAAAAACTACTGGAATCTTTGCAAAGACATCCAACGACAACTCGATTCCCATACAAACTCAAAGTAAG GCATCAAAACGTGGGTTATCTGTGCAACCTTCAGCAACCCCTCAAGCAGAAAGAAGAAG CCGCTTGAAGACTCCAGGTGCATCTGTACGCAAAGCACAGCCCCCCACTGTAGCCTCCTCTTTTAGCTTCAGGTGTGAAGGAAGAGTGGCAAAACGTAAAGAG TTCTTTCAGAAGCTACAAGAGAAGCTAAACACCAAGCAGACAGAAAGTAAGCATGTCCGATCAAAACCCCGG AAGAAAGTAGAGGATGACTTCAAAGAGTTGCCCCTGAGTACCAGTTCCAAGGCCAAGTCTTCAGAACCAGCAAGCAATCAAATGAATAAG atcCAGCCGAGACAGCATTTGTCACCAAAGCTTGAAAGGAAGCAAATCCGCCACACAGATACAAATGGGAATGCTTCAGCCAAGGATAACTCCAAGCCCAAGCATGTTGTTGAAAAGACTCAAATCACTTTTTCTTCCAATTCACCATCGAGgaaaaatacaaatgagaatgcTTCCCCAAATATCGAGCTTTTCCAAGTTTAG
- the LOC127809683 gene encoding two-component response regulator ORR26 isoform X1, protein MKSEPSHLFCSRDASMESGFSSPRTDAFPAGLRVLVVDDDLAWLRILEKMLKKCSYEVTTCCLAREALDLLRERKDGFDIVISDVNMPDMDGFKLLEHVGLEMDLPVIMMSVDGETSRVMRGVQHGACDYLLKPIRMKELRNIWQHVFRKRIHEVRDIESHESFEELHMMMRHGSDQSDDGHFLIGCEVTSGKKRKDVENKHDNKDFGDPSSVKKARVVWTVDLHQKFVKAVNQIGFDKVGPKKILDLMSVPWLTRENVASHLQKYRLYLSRLQKENELKASLCGIKQTEPSSKDPDGSLGLQNSITMQQNDAASGIYGISGTKTIVQNVDSKILEGDLKGIVSLPMIETKKALHNDIPDPSRASSSRTSFSHSSGSLEPDVKYAKFDSGVPKQYSLNELPEIQFKHKQKAHLELENGFNHLPLPGIQHHMQVDCIQPTSSVSSRPFNTDIAKPACMEIKPFDASCRDQQIRQVTSLRSTIPVQSEGLMTSLHNCEPILGTTLSIKNHALDQIFVNGLESAQRNLISGTSSFPSSDENLITCLLQGDCYTTNVGPLSKESFNQNHPDLFAETPANLYEALRFDHEYPWESVEYPVMDQGLFIV, encoded by the exons ATGAAGTCTGAACCCTCCCATCTCTTCTGCAGCCGGGACGCTTCCATGGAGAGCGGCTTCTCTTCCCCTAGGACCGACGCCTTCCCGGCCGGTCTCCGTGTTCTCGTCGTCGACGACGATTTGGCCTGGCTCCGAATCCTCGAGAAGATGCTCAAGAAGTGTTCTTACGAAG TGACTACATGTTGTCTGGCAAGAGAGGCCTTGGACTTGCTTCGTGAAAGAAAGGATGGGTTTGACATTGTAATCAGCGATGTTAACATGCCTGACATGGATGGATTTAAGCTTCTTGAGCATGTTGGACTTGAGATGGATCTCCCTGTCATTA TGATGTCTGTTGATGGTGAAACAAGCAGGGTGATGAGAGGAGTTCAGCATGGGGCCTGTGATTATCTTCTTAAGCCCATAAGAATGAAAGAGCTTCGTAATATATGGCAGCATGTCTTTAGGAAAAGGATACATGAAGTGAGAGATATTGAAAGTCATGAAAGTTTTGAAGAATTACATATGATGATGAGACATGGATCAGACCAATCTGATGATGGGCACTTCCTTATTGGATGTGAAGTGACTTCAGGAAAGAAACGAAAAGATGTTGAAAACAAACACGACAACAAAGACTTTGGTGATCCATCTTCGGTGAAGAAAGCTAGAGTAGTTTGGACTGTAGATCTCCATCAGAAATTTGTCAAAGCTGTAAATCAGATTGGATTTGATA AAGTTGGTCCTAAAAAAATTCTGGACTTGATGAGTGTGCCATGGTTGACAAGAGAAAATGTAGCTAGCCACTTGCAG AAGTATCGCCTCTACTTGAGTAGGttacaaaaggaaaatgagCTAAAAGCTTCTTTGTGTGGGATAAAGCAAACAGAGCCATCTTCAAAAGACCCTGATGGAAGTCTTGGCCTTCAGAATTCAATCACTATGCAACAGAATGATGCTGCTTCTGGAATCTATGGAATATCTGGAACTAAGACCATTGTACAAAATGTTGATTCCAAAATCCTTGAAGGTGATCTCAAAGGTATTGTTTCATTACCAATGATAGAAACCAAGAAAGCTCTGCATAATGATATACCTGATCCTTCAAGGGCCAGCAGTTCAAGGACAAGCTTCAGTCATTCTAGTGGATCACTGGAACCAGATGTAAAGTATGCAAAATTTGATTCTGGTGTCCCAAAGCAGTACTCTTTAAATGAACTTCCAGAAATTCAGTTCAAGCACAAACAAAAGGCACACCTTGAGTTAGAGAATGGCTTCAACCATCTTCCACTGCCTGGTATCCAGCATCACATGCAAGTTGATTGCATTCAGCCCACTTCATCTGTGAGTTCCAGACCTTTTAACACTGACATAGCCAAACCAGCATGCATGGAAATCAAGCCTTTCGATGCCAGTTGCAGAGACCAACAAATAAGGCAAGTAACTTCCTTAAGAAGCACTATTCCGGTTCAGTCAGAGGGCCTCATGACAAGTTTACATAATTGTGAGCCGATTCTTGGAACTACATTGAGCATTAAGAATCATGCCTTAGATCAGATTTTCGTAAATGGTCTTGAATCTGCCCAAAGAAACCTAATTTCTGGAACTTCAAGTTTTCCATCTTCAGATGAAAACCTCATCACTTGTTTGCTTCAAGGTGATTGTTACACGACAAATGTGGGACCCCTGAGCAAAGAGTCTTTTAATCAAAACCATCCAGACCTCTTTGCTGAAACTCCAGCAAACCTGTATGAGGCGCTGAGGTTCGACCATGAGTATCCTTGGGAATCAGTAGAATATCCGGTGATGGATCAAGGTCTATTTATTGTCTGA
- the LOC127809682 gene encoding uncharacterized protein LOC127809682 isoform X3: MTESLSWEKWSCFSNNRYLEEAEKFSKPGSVAEKKAYFEAHYNRVAARKAAAVLEQQSAASNNFSESSNPHGAPHDSSIVPDSSQSDSNLSISEVQAVGAPNTEQSKVVPSVDPNVWDPSAERNKLGNTEEKNAEPVSELVVAENPIQVDSAVNRENVENHIIATSTQQEITIVNAANQENLALTIKRKQSTRSPKFTNIRASKLWSSVKLIPVQPSKDDCATQIHRRIARDVVEKKRLTPKSHHVSMTSFSHRENLIPVELPNHRENGGKGCPVMPTEHGKMPAMHAVNQGDLASTSTQKESISSSYSFTNMPASKKQSSVKLSPVQTSKDWNGTQAGKKSARDLVEEKRPTQKSLHVPINFSSHSMNPIRVELPNKRENVEVHHKIVPNQEEEMLFTDAANRGNLVATSQKAQSNSSSKSFGEHQASKLQSSVKLSPSQRRERNTASQTSKMTTRDLVEKRKLAPKSLHMSINVSCHAGGPGKTFRNSLSIGNSKTTGIFAKTSNDNSIPIQTQSKASKRGLSVQPSATPQAERRRSKTQDDCSVSGRTTDVKLNYLSADRLKTPGASVRKAQPPTVASSFSFRCEGRVAKRKEFFQKLQEKLNTKQTESKHVRSKPRKKVEDDFKELPLSTSSKAKSSEPASNQMNKIQPRQHLSPKLERKQIRHTDTNGNASAKDNSKPKHVVEKTQITFSSNSPSRKNTNENASPNIELFQV; the protein is encoded by the exons ATGACGGAATCATTGTCTTGGGAAAAATGGTCGTGCTTCTCTAACAACCGATACTTGGAAGAAGCCGAGAAATTTTCTAAGCCAGGTTCTGTTGCTGAAAAGAAAGCTTATTTTGAGGCCCATTACAACAGAGTTGCTGCCAGGAAAGCTGCGGCAGTGCTTGAGCAGCAAAGTGCAGCAAGTAACAATTTTTCTGAATCAAGTAATCCACACGGGGCTCCGCATGATTCTTCTATTGTCCCAGACTCATCACAATCAGACAGTAATCTGTCTATCAGTGAAGTGCAGGCAGTGGGTGCCCCTAATACTGAGCAGTCTAAGGTGGTTCCCTCTGTTGATCCAAATGTATGGGATCCCAGTgctgaaagaaataaattggGAAACACTGAGGAGAAAAATGCAGAACCAGTAAGTGAGCTTGTTGTTGCTGAAAATCCTATCCAGGTTGATTCAGCTGTCAATCGTGAAAATGTTGAAAACCACATCATTGCTACATCCACTCAACAAGAGATCACCATTGTG AATGCTGCTAATCAAGAGAATTTAGCCTTAACAATCAAGAGGAAACAATCAACTAGGTCCCCTAAATTCACCAACATTCGAGCATCAAAGCTTTGGTCTTCTGTCAAACTAATTCCTGTCCAACCCAGCAAGGATGACTGTGCCACTCAAATCCATAGAAGAATTGCAAGAGACGTGGtagagaaaaagagattaaCACCAAAGTCACATCACGTGTCAATGACTTCTTTTTCTCACAGAGAAAATCTTATTCCAGTTGAGTTGCCTAACCACCGTGAAAATGGTGGAAAAGGCTGCCCAGTTATGCCTACTGAACATGGAAAAATGCCTGCCATG CATGCTGTCAATCAAGGTGACCTAGCTTCAACAAGCACACAGAAAGAATCAATTAGTTCCTCATACTCATTCACCAACATGCCAGCATCAAAAAAACAGTCTTCTGTCAAATTGAGTCCTGTACAAACTAGCAAAGACTGGAATGGTACTCAAGCCGGTAAAAAGAGCGCAAGAGACTTGGTGGAAGAAAAGAGACCAACACAAAAATCACTTCACGTGCCTATCAATTTTTCTTCACATTCCATGAACCCTATTCGGGTTGAATTACCTAACAAGCGTGAAAATGTTGAAGTCCATCACAAGATTGTTCCCAATCAAGAAGAGGAGATGCTCTTCACT GATGCGGCTAATCGAGGTAATTTAGTTGCAACAAGCCAGAAAGCACAATCAAATAGTTCCTCAAAATCATTCGGAGAGCATCAAGCATCAAAGCTCCAGTCTTCTGTCAAACTGAGTCCTTCCCAACGCAGAGAGCGAAATACTGCCAGTCAAACCAGTAAAATGACTACAAGAGACTTGGTGGAGAAAAGGAAATTAGCACCGAAATCACTTCACATGTCAATCAATGTTTCTTGCCATGCTGGTGGACCTGGTAAAACATTTCGAAATAGCCTCAGCATTGGGAATTCAAAAACTACTGGAATCTTTGCAAAGACATCCAACGACAACTCGATTCCCATACAAACTCAAAGTAAG GCATCAAAACGTGGGTTATCTGTGCAACCTTCAGCAACCCCTCAAGCAGAAAGAAGAAG AAGTAAAACGCAGGATGATTGCTCAGTTTCTGGAAGGACAACTGATGTGAAATTGAACTACCTGTCCGCAGA CCGCTTGAAGACTCCAGGTGCATCTGTACGCAAAGCACAGCCCCCCACTGTAGCCTCCTCTTTTAGCTTCAGGTGTGAAGGAAGAGTGGCAAAACGTAAAGAG TTCTTTCAGAAGCTACAAGAGAAGCTAAACACCAAGCAGACAGAAAGTAAGCATGTCCGATCAAAACCCCGG AAGAAAGTAGAGGATGACTTCAAAGAGTTGCCCCTGAGTACCAGTTCCAAGGCCAAGTCTTCAGAACCAGCAAGCAATCAAATGAATAAG atcCAGCCGAGACAGCATTTGTCACCAAAGCTTGAAAGGAAGCAAATCCGCCACACAGATACAAATGGGAATGCTTCAGCCAAGGATAACTCCAAGCCCAAGCATGTTGTTGAAAAGACTCAAATCACTTTTTCTTCCAATTCACCATCGAGgaaaaatacaaatgagaatgcTTCCCCAAATATCGAGCTTTTCCAAGTTTAG